GAATGCTCCCCAGCAAGCACCTGGTCCCTGGAACCCCAGCCCACAAATGTATCCGCCACAACAATAcgcagcgccagcgccagcgccagtccAAAACCACTACCCTACCGCGATCCCTCTGCACGCTCTGGAACGAACCTCTCAGGTCGTTGACTGCCCCATGTGCCACACACGAGAGATGACCCGGACAGAGGCTGTGAATGGAGCGACAACCCAGTATGTTCACGTCGGAAACATCCTTTTCAAGAAGACATTCAGCTAATAACTTTGTTTAGTGGTTGGGCGGCCGTTCTTTGCTGCTGCGCTTGTATAGGATGCATTCCCTACTTCATGGCTGCTTTCAAAGACGTGGAGCACAAGTGCGGGAAGTGCAACTATCTACTTGCTACCTACCATGGAAGTGGTCATGTTGTCATACACCAACAACCGATACAACAGGCACAGCAGGCACAGCAGCCAGCACAGGGTCAGCCGGTGAAACAGTGAAGACACCTCCATCTGTGCTGATgctttgttttccttttcattttttttttttttttttttttggtttgggttggtgaagaggagttGTGGTATACCCAGATTGTAACATGAAGGTGATAGTGATGTGTGGAGTTATGAAGACCTTGTGCCGATTTATGGATACCATTTTATTGATACCTCAGTTATCTTAATATACGCAATACAATATTTCCTTTTATGATTCTCCTGACTCCCGAGGTTTGCAGTGTTAAGAATATGCTATTTTTTCATGGAATACGAGGTTGCCGAATTCGGACTTGGCAGTGCGTtcgttggagtcttggagtGGGAGATATTCTTGCACCGATCCATTTCTCAGTTTGGTGTGGATGGAATTTATCCCTAAGGACCATTTGGAGATGTACGTCATGATGGATGCACTGCAAATGCCTCGAGGCTCTCTCTCTGCCCCGAAATACTGTTGGGGAGACCTTGAAATTTAATGTCTGGGGAAATGGGTGGAGTTGCAGATGATCTTCATGGTGAAGCCGCTGAAGCGTGACATGACTGCCAAGAAAACATCGCGCCAAGCCTTGTGATACAGCGGCCGTCAGTCAAGGGCCAACCTTCTCATCAATTCCATGGTCCCTTCGGCCTGTTGACATTTCCATCCAATCTCATGCGCCCGCCATGTTGGAAATCGACTCCGACGATCGAACCACCATCTTCAGCAGATTTCTCCGTACCGCGAGCCATGACGTCAAATACTCCCGCGagtctcatcttcctcgctgaCCCGAACGATTGAGTGGTGACGCCAGGATCTGGACTGTGCCTGGCAATCAACATGAATCGAAACATTGCTGCAGTGTCACATTTTGGCCTGAATAGCGTGGGAAATCCGACATAAATGTGCAAAAAGCTTTGTATGTTATGAGCGAGGCCACTTCCGCTATTGAAGCCTTAAGCGGGGCGGCGCGATATAAGCTTTGTGGCCGGGACAGCGTTGCATACAATACACTCTTTACCACGTCATTGACATCCGCGTCTCCCGGCGTGCTCGATGGATTTGGCTTCCCCGCCTGTTGTCGCTCTCTCACTTACCATCTTCGTGTCACTCGGTATATTGACGGCCGTCGAGAATTCTCGTCCAGCCCTATACTTCGCCTGCGGACCTTATCAAAAGCTCGCGTTATTTCATTAGCTTGTGAACCGGGTCTCACAGAGGATATCTGCGCCTAGCGCTGCCACGCAGTATGGCTCTCCACTAGAGGTACATCTATCTAACGGCTGACAAGATTAGAAATGCCTGCGCTCGATTCACTCGCGATAGCAACGCAGAGGCAGGTCCTCGAGCGACGAGACTGGGCCTCCGAGAACCCTGGCCCTATCCTGGTATTTTGCATCGTTTTTATCGTGGCCATGGGAGTTATTCTGCTCTTCTTGTATCGGAAATGGATGTCTCATAGGGCCTCGAGGGAGTCCTACGCGTGAACTTTCGATGTCTCCCAACCGCCGCTCTCCATATATGTACGAGTAATGTcgaatatttaataagacACCAGTTCCACTATTTGCGCACGGCACCTGTTAATGCTCTATGAGGAACGTATATGCGTGAGTGTAGAGGTACAAGTTACCTCAACACGCCCTGGAATTGTTTGCATAGTGTGGGGTGATGAGCGGCTTCTTTTATCATTATTTTGTTTTTAACTACCTTGAACTGACCAGGCCGACAAACGATCCGAGTTTCAGAACACAGGATATGCAGGTGGACTACGAAAGTTCGCACTGACTCAGGTGAGTATAGCACCTTAGGTGATAAAGGTGACGCAAGCTGTCGAGTTTCCTAGTTCTTCTTGCAACCTGTCTGGCTTACGTCTTCGACGACACTCAACAAAGTGTATCAGAGGCATGCGAATATTTATTGATATGCGAGCTGAATTAGTTTCCATATTGGATGAACACTCATACTCTGAAGCTGGCCTTAGCCAACCAGAAGTATTATACAAATCAAATCTTACCAACACCAGCGTTTGCAACAACAGTTGAAGGCACATCTGCAACACCATAAGCGTCCACCAGACTATCCGAATACTGCGCAATCTCATCCAAGACCTCTTGATCTGTCAATTCCGGCCAATCACCAGACCCAGTCAACCTGTTCCACTCGCAGATATACCCCAAAGAGGCAGAGCAAGCACTTGCCGAGTCCACGGAAGGAACATCATATACCAACGCGCCGCTGGTCAGTGTGGTTTCTGTAATTGGAGTTGTCACAGTATCAAAATAATTTCCCTCCAGCAGCACCCAAGTGTTTGTGTCGATGTCAAAGGCATGTCCACCAACATTTTGgaaataattattaactCCGTGGAAGAAAATGCGGCTGTCCGTGTTCGAGGTCCCCAAGTGTGGTGCACGGCCGGATACATCGTGTAGCCAGTTGCCCTGGAAAGTATAccagtcttcttcaccgATAAGCAACAACGTCCAATAGTGCTTGCCGTTACATCCCGAGGACCAGTCCGTCACACCATCAAACTCATTGTTCGAGATAGTGACATGCCCGGCAGCTCCCCAGCCGGAAACGATAAACTGCCTCCCGGCAAGAGAGAACTTGTTATGATCGATCCAGACTTGGTCGCAATCGTCGAGGGTAATAGCATCACCGCCCCAAACATACTCTGGATTTAGCTCCGTAATGTGGATATTCTGAATGATCACATTACTTGCGCCGCCGCGAATGCGTAATCCTTTGCCGCGGATAACTCCGGcgtcaccgacaccgacaataCTCTTGTTGCTACCGACGTCGAGCGGCGACGGGCCTGCATTGTCATAGGTGCATTCAATCCAGGTGCCATCGCAAGTGTCCTGGATGGAAGCCTGGCCGGCACTTGTCCCCCCCTCGcatgtggttgttgctgtgctACAACACTGCCCTGTTGTTTCCCCCTCAGTGCCGATGAAGTTCCATTCGCGGTCGATGAGGATTGTGCGCGCGGTATCGTCAGTTATCCACTCGACCAACCTGCTTCGTTAGCACCGGCGGGAACTCGGTATTGGGAAACATACTCGTCTAGACTGGAGGGGGTTTGAGGCTCCGCATCGCCGCCTCCGGTGGTTCCAGCACCGAAGCCAGAGGGCGTGCCCACAACCTGCGCGCTGGCAGATTGCAGAAGAAACGCGAGAAGAGTGGAAAAGACAGCTTTCTTCATTTTTCAGACTTATATCTCGGGAATGAGTTCGTGGGAAGGTCTGATCTACAATACTCCGAGACGAACAGGTGCTCTTTATGTCTCCACGACTACACCATGGCATTCGCAACCAAGAAAAATATATTGCTACATATAGTAACTCCCTTCAGATAAATTACCCGTCGTGGGTAAAAGGGGAGTTCACGGTTACGAAGAGCGGAAAAAATCGACCAAACAAGCAGTCGACATCCGGCACCATAAGTTCAAAAATAACATCTTCATTAGAAGCGCCCAATTCGATGGGCGCGCTAAAACTGCCTACATATTCCCTGCGGAAGTCATCCGAGAAAGGCAGTGTTCCTGTGGACTCCGCCAATATGTGTGAAACACCGAGGAAACTGGGCGAAACCACGCCCCCCAAACACTTAAATGAGCTCCCAAAAGCGATCCCCATTGGCATTTCGCAAAAATGATGGAAGCGCCATTTGCAGCCCCTTGAAAAAACCCCCGTTCTGTCCTGACTCAGGCTCCACGACATCGTCACAGTCGAGTTCATCAAAGTCTGAATCGCTATCATCTCCAAGCCTCGTGTCACTGCGATAAAACGGCGGGGccggagactggagactcgTGCGTCCGGGCGTCCAAGACTCTGGCTTTTGATGAGGGGGTGGACAGAAACTTTCGCTCATATCCTCCTCATACTCGCTGTCGCTCTCGGACGAGACTGAAGGTGGTTTCGGAAACCAAGACCCCGTCTCTCCAAAACTACACAAATCGTAGTCAAAGTCATCCGACCAAAATGCGCCAGGGATGCTACCCACACTACGGTCATCTCCCCAGCCAAGACCTAGGGCTTCAAGAACCCCAAGTATACTGCTAGAGTTCTTCCCTGGTTCTCCGCCATCCATCTGCACAACCGCACCGGCAGGGGAATAGCAGAGAACCTCAGGCTCCCGCTGCGGTGCATCAGCGCCCGATGGAACGGTCATCACGAAGTCTGCGGTTAATAGTGGACCTGAATCATCTACGCCTCCAAGTGAGATATAGCGCAGTGGATTCTCGATAGCACTGAATGACGTGCTGGTACCGATACCTCTGTGCTTCGGCGAGCACATCTGTTTCCCCAATTCAACTTCACATGCTAGACAGCAGTTGTCTGAGTCGGGCTGAAGATCGTGCGTTGTTTTGATCCAGTGCCCGACTGATTTGTGTTGGCTGTGCATGCGCGCTGTGAGTTCGGCACAGGCGTCCAGAGTTAACGAGGCAATGTGCCCGCAGTGTTTGTAATGCCGGTAAGTGTGTTGGCACATTTTGCTTGGTCTGGAACGGGAATGGCTTGGTGAACCTCTTAGGTCTGAAAAATCGACTGTGCTAGGGATTGGACTTGGACTGGACGAGTCGGGTGAGTTTTGAGTCCTGGGTGTGGTTACCTGAGGGCTTATATAGCTTCTCACGTGGCAGAACAAAGACATTCACTGGCGTTTCATGGGATTGGATGAATGGAGTTGGCTCTTTGAAGTGAACTATTATTCATTGATTATACCACATATGCAACGGCTATTGCCGGGCCTTTTCTTTATCTTGTCTGGGCCTGGCCATGAACCCTAACATGAAGCTCACATATGAAACTCCATTCTTTGATACTGATTGCAATCTAGTCCAATCACACTGAAAATATTCATCCCCAACCATGCAGCCACGCAACACATAATGATACAAATCAAAGACCTAACAATCCAATCGCAGACCCTTTCTTACTTTTCGCAACAACAGTACCAACCCCCATCAACTCCCTCACCGCAATCTGCGCACCCCT
Above is a window of Aspergillus puulaauensis MK2 DNA, chromosome 2, nearly complete sequence DNA encoding:
- a CDS encoding uncharacterized protein (COG:S;~EggNog:ENOG410PSHA;~InterPro:IPR006629,IPR037519;~PFAM:PF10601): MAEKANYPPELKAAAPPTYEQPPAVPQEAHRAAQGPGAELHLEQMPPQGYVNVQQQAPQGYVHTPQQSPQAYANAPQQAPGPWNPSPQMYPPQQYAAPAPAPVQNHYPTAIPLHALERTSQVVDCPMCHTREMTRTEAVNGATTHGWAAVLCCCACIGCIPYFMAAFKDVEHKCGKCNYLLATYHGSGHVVIHQQPIQQAQQAQQPAQGQPVKQ
- a CDS encoding uncharacterized protein (COG:S;~EggNog:ENOG410PTDT;~TransMembrane:1 (o29-48i)) — its product is MPALDSLAIATQRQVLERRDWASENPGPILVFCIVFIVAMGVILLFLYRKWMSHRASRESYA
- the PELF1 gene encoding polysaccharide lyase family 1 protein (CAZy:PL1;~COG:G;~EggNog:ENOG410PKQN;~InterPro:IPR012334,IPR002022,IPR011050;~PFAM:PF00544;~SECRETED:SignalP(1-19)); protein product: MKKAVFSTLLAFLLQSASAQVVGTPSGFGAGTTGGGDAEPQTPSSLDELVEWITDDTARTILIDREWNFIGTEGETTGQCCSTATTTCEGGTSAGQASIQDTCDGTWIECTYDNAGPSPLDVGSNKSIVGVGDAGVIRGKGLRIRGGASNVIIQNIHITELNPEYVWGGDAITLDDCDQVWIDHNKFSLAGRQFIVSGWGAAGHVTISNNEFDGVTDWSSGCNGKHYWTLLLIGEEDWYTFQGNWLHDVSGRAPHLGTSNTDSRIFFHGVNNYFQNVGGHAFDIDTNTWVLLEGNYFDTVTTPITETTLTSGALVYDVPSVDSASACSASLGYICEWNRLTGSGDWPELTDQEVLDEIAQYSDSLVDAYGVADVPSTVVANAGVGKI